Genomic window (Terriglobus sp. TAA 43):
AGCTTGCTGGAACCACTAGCGACCGCTGGCAAAGCCTGCTGGCCAAACATGCCGTCTCGCAACAGGAAGCAGACCAGGCCCGCAGCAACTACATTGCAGCGCAAGCGGCGGTGGACGCTAGCAAGGCGAACGTGAAGCGACTGGAAGAACTCCAGAACTACGAGAAAATCATCGCTCCGTTCAGCGGCGTCATTACGGCACGTAATACGGACATTGGTGACTTGATCAACGCAGGATCCGGCTCGGCAAATCCTCGTGAGTTGTTTCATCTGGCGGATACGAGCAGGATGCGTGTGTATGCAGCGGTGCCTGAGCTCTATGCCGACCGCATTCGAAACGGCGGAGTTGCAACCATCACGCAGGACAGCAGCCCGGGACAGGTCATTAAAGGCAATATCGTCCGCAACTCCAGCGCGATTGACCGTACCAGCCGCACACTGAACGTTGAAATCGACATCGATAACCGCGACAACCTCTTACGTCCGGGCGCCTATGTCTTCGTTCATTTTGATCTTCCGGGAGCCGCGGGAACTTTCACCATTCCAAGCAATACGATGCTCTTCCGCGCGCAGGGAGCACAGGTGGCCGTGGTGAAGGATGACCACGTAGAACTGAAGCACATCAAGATCGGTCACGACTATGGCGACACGGTAGAAGTGCTTTCCGGCGTCACGGCGCAAGATGCGATCATACTCAGCCCGGCGGACTCACTGGTAAACGGAGCGCAAGTGCGCGTAACCAGCACGGTTGCGCCAAAGGGGCTTGAGTAATGAAGAAACTGCCACTGCTCAGCCTTGGACTTGCGGCGCTGACGTTGACTGGCTGCCGCGTTGGTCCCACGTATCAGAAGCCGGTATCCATGGCTCCCCCTGCCTTCAAGGAAACGCCTCCCGCCTCGTTTGGTGAAGCGGAAGGATGGAAGGTGGCACAGCCCGCCGATGCACAACTGCGCGGCGACTGGTGGACGATGTTTGGCGATTCTCAACTCGATGCGCTGGAAGCAAAAGTCGATGGAGCGAACCAATCACTGAAGGCCGCCGACGCAAACTATCGCGCGGCTCAGGCTTACGTCGGCTTCTACCGCGCGAACAGGGCACCCACTGTCGGTGTTGCGCCCTTTGTCGGTGCAACACGTCAATCGACGAACCAGCCTTATTTCAACCAATCCAGCAGTCTCGCCGGTGCCGACGCCGTCGGCAACTTTTCACTCCCCTTCTCGTTGAACTACGAAGTGGATCTATGGGGACGTATCCGACGCTCGATTGAGTCCGCTGGGGATCAGGCGCAGGCCACCGCTGCAGACCGTGAGAATCTCCGGTTGTCTCTCCATGCAGAACTTGCACAGGACTACATGGATCTGCGCGCAGCGGATGCACAGCAGAAATTGCTAAGCGAAACAGTGCAGGCCTTCCAGCAGGCCCTACAACTGACACAGGACCGCTATGAAGGCGGAGCTGCGCCACTCAGTGACGTATCGCAGGCGCGTACTCAGTTGCAGACTGCACAGGTACAGGAAACAGATGTCGAAGTACAACGCACACGCCTGGAACATGCCATTGCTGTGCTGACGGGCGAGGCGCCTGCCAACCTGACGATCCCCCGCACACCGTTAACGATTGCTCCCCCGGTATTCCCCGTTGTACCTGGAATGCTGCCGTCGCAGCTCCTGGAACGCAGGCCGGACATTGCTGCTGCCGAACGTCGCACGGCAGCAGCGAACGAACAAATTGGGATTGCGCAGGCCGCGTTCTATCCCACGCTTTCCATCTCTGCGGTAGCTGGTTTCACAGGCACATCCGCTGTGAACTGGTTTACGTGGCCTTCGCGATTCTTTTCAGTGGGTCCCACGTTCGCCCAGACACTCTATGACCACGGCCGCAGACGGTCCCTTACCGATGTGGCTCGCGCTCAGTACGACAACACCGTGGCCGACTACCAACAGACCACGCTGACTGCGTTTGCACAGGTAGAAGACAACCTTGCCGCATTACGCGAGTTGCAGAAAGAAGCCGTGCAGCAGCACGATGCCACCGCTTCGGCACAACAATCACTGGATCTGTTTAATGTCCGCTACGAAGGCGGCGTGGACACCTATCTGCAAGTGATCACCTGGCAGACCGCGTTGCTGCAGAACCAGCGCAACGACATCGATCTGCAACGCCGCCAATTGGATTCAACGGTCTTATTGGTCAAAGCGTTGGGCGGTGGATGGAACACTTCGCAACTCCCCAAACCATAACGGCACACGAATCTCGCTCACGGGAAGGACATGGCAAATACCATGTCCTTCTTTTATTTGGCACATCGTTTTTGTATTCGCGACATTTAATTGACACTAATCATGTATTCATGGCAATCTAATGCCATGAATACAGAGCCGCGCAGCTATTCCAGTCCATTGCGTCAACAGCAAATGGAAGACACGCGTCAGCGCATTGTGGAAGCGGCGCTTGCCCTGATCTCGGAACAGCCGCAAGAGGCCTTCTCGCACGAAGAAATTGCACGGCGTGCAGGCATTGCGTTACGCACGGTCTATCGGCATTTTCCTTCGCGACCAGAGTTACTGGACGCCGTCTGGCAGACAAGTGACAGCCGATTGGAACTGAGCCACTATCCGAACACGGAAGCGGACATGCTCGCCGCAATTGGGCCAGTCTATGCGCGCATGGACGCTAATGCGCCGTTAATGCGCGGCCTTTTGCGATCGAATGCCGGACAGGAGATGCGCAGGCGGGACAACGAACGCCGTCGCGTTGCAATGGAGCGTGCTCTTGGGTCGGCGACAACGCATCTGGATGCCGCAGGAAAACGTGCCGTTCTTGGCATTTTCCAATCCATCTTCAGCGGCCGCGCGTGGGAAACAATGCGCGATCGCGCACATCTTCAAGAAGGCGAACCGGCACGCGCCACGGAATGGGCAATGCGCACGCTGTTGGCACAGCTTTATCGAGATCAGAAAATTTCGGCACGCGAGGGCCAAAGCCACGCGAAGCCTGCAGCAAAAAGAGCAGCAAAGAAGAAAGCATGATCGCACGCGATTGCAGTGCGAATTTCTCTGCATTGAAAGTGAATCGATACATCATGTCCACAGCAAAGAAGCAGTTTTATGTCTTCGGAGAATTGGTCGAAGTCGTTGTGAGCAGTAAGGAAACCAACGGAACATTCTGCGTCATTCGCCAGTATTCAAATCCTGGCGGCGGCCCGCCACCTCACATTCACGCCAAGGAAGACGAGTTCTTTACCGTCATTGATGGTGAATTCGAAATCTTCGATGGAGCGACGTGGCACCCAATCGATAAAGGCGAGACTGCCTACACTCTGCGCAACAATCCCCACACTTTTCGAAATCGCGGCAGCGCGATGGGTTGCATCCAAGCAACCGTCATCCCGGGCGGATTAGACGAGTACCTGGAAAGACTTTCCCGGCTCTCCATGCCGCCGGTGATAGAAGAGGTCGTGCAGGTATCTGACCCTTACGGCATCAGCTTTCTCCCGCCGCAGCACTAATACTCTTGCAAGCAAGACGCGAACCGCCGGGACATACTGGCGGTTCGTTCTTTGCTCACAAGGATGCGCGAAGCCCACTACACTGAAGAGACGCTGTGAGAGCAGCGGTTCAGAACGAGAAAGCAGCAGACGTTGGCAGAGACGACATATCGCGTTCAAGAAGGTTCACCCTCGCCGCGCGGCGCCACGTGGGACGGTCGTGGAACAAACTTCGCCCTATTCAGTGAAAACGCCACACGCGTAGAGCTTTGCCTCTTTGATGAAAGCGGACAACAGGAATTGCAGCGGATCACGCTGCCGGAATATACCGACGGCATATGGCATGGATATATTCCTGACGTTGGTCCGGGAACAGCCTATGGATATCGCGTATTCGGACCTTACTCGCCGGGCGAAGGACATCGATTCAATCCGAACAAGCTACTTCTGGACCCATATGCCACGGCTCATCTGGGCGAGTTGAAATGGGGGCCGGAGATCTTCGGCTACATCATGGAGACCGGCGACGACACGACTTTTGACACACGCGACAGTGCAGCATTTGTCCCAAAGTGCCTCGTCACAGATCCACGATTTCCATGGCACGATGCGCCGTTAAAGCCTCGTTCCTGTCGTGTCGCCATGCAGGACACGATCCTGTATGAGATGCATGTACGTGGTTTCACAAAGCTGCATCCATCGTTGCCTCCGGAATTACGCGGGACCTACGAAGGCCTGGGCCACCAAGTGGTTGCAGATTACATTGAATCGCTGGGTGTGACCTCAATCGAGTTGTTACCCATCCAAACCTTCATGAATGAGGCGCACCTGCACGATCTGCGCCTGACGAATTATTGGGGCTACAACACGATAGGCTTCTTCGCGCCTGACCCGCGCTATGCCGCGCGTCCACGCTTTGCGCTTCAAGAGTTCAAGTCGATGGTGGCGCAGTATCACGAGCGCTGCATGGAAGTGATTATGGACGTGGTCTATAACCACACAGCGGAGGGCAACGAACGCGGGCCCACGCTCTCTTTCAAGGGCATTGATAACGCGAACTACTATCGCCTTCACGCAGAAAATCCCCGTTATTACGTGAACGACACGGGCACAGGAAATACTGTCAACGTGAACCACCCGCGGGTCTTACAAATGATCTGCGATTCCCTTCGCTATTGGGTAGAAGAGACCCACGTTGATGGGTTCCGCTTCGATCTGAGCACGATTCTTGCGAGGGAGCTGGGCGGCTTCGACAAAGGTGCAGGCTTTCTGAAAGCCGTCATGCAGGATCCGGTTCTCAGTTCCGTGAAGCTGATTGCCGAGCCGTGGGACATTGGGCCCGGCGGTTATCGTGTGGGTGAATTTCCTCCAGGATGGATAGAGTGGAATGACACTTTTCGCGATCGCTCTCGCGCCTTCTGGACAGGGCGCACGGGCGCAGGTGATTTTGCCAAAGCTCTGATGGGCTCGCCGGAGATTTTCGATCATTTGGGCAGGCGGCCCTGGACCAGCGTGAACTTTATCACCGCACACGATGGGTTCACGCTCAACGATCTGGTCAGCTATAACGACAAACACAATCTGGCCAACGGTGAAGATAATCGAGACGGCAGCAACCATAACCTCTCGTGGAATTGCGGTGAAGAGGGGCCATCGCAGAACAGCGATGTGAATGCTCTCAGACAGCGCCAGATGCGCAACCTGATGGCGACACTGTTGCTGGCGCAGGGGACACCGATGCTGCTGGCAGGTGATGAATTCGCGCGCACGCAGCAGGGCAATAACAACGCCTATTGCCAGGACAATGAAATCAGTTGGGTTGACTGGACACTCGCTGAAAAGAACGCGCCAATGCTTGCATTTACGCAGCGCCTCCTCGCCCTACGGAGAGCAACTCCACTGTTGCACCGCGGACGTTATCTGCATGAAGGAGTCGATAGCGAACTGGGCATTCGTGAACTGGTATGGATCGGCGCTGATGGAAATGAAAGTCACCGCGAGGATTGGAATCTCGATTTCCCGGAAACCTTCGGCATGCTGATCGACGGACAGGCACGTCGTTCCGGGCTTCCGGAAAAAGGCGGCGCCGAGACTCTGTTATGCGTAGTGAACGACCACCAGGCGAGCGTGCAGTTCACACTTCCACACGTGGAGCATGAAGGCCAATGGAAGCTTGTACTGTCCACGGAGCAGTTCGAAACGATTGAGGCAACACACGCAGGTGGAGAAACCTTTCCCTTGGCGCGACTTTCTCTGACGCTATGGAGATACGTCGAGCAGTCGAATTAGGGTACTTTGCTTTCCTTGTCCGTTTGCAATTGCGCCGCCTGTTGCGCCATGTCGCGAAGAGCGAGCAAAACAGCATCGTGAATCTCTTCACGGAATGCGTCACGAACCGTTTGAACCACCTCATCGGGCTCAAACGGGACATCGCTGTTGGAGCGATCCAACACTTTCTCCAGCACCTGTTCCACCACAGGTTTCATATGAATGTGTTTGGCAACGATTTTCGCCACTCGTCGCACGGGTAGCTCGAGGGCCGGTTGCACGGCATCCTGCATGGGTTGTGACAGGGCCCAGTCCTGCTCGAACACGTGCATCATCTTCCGAACGGCCGGACCATTTTCAAAGATGACGCCAATTTCACGGCGCGCCTCGAGTTCCAGCTTGCGAAGGCTCTGACTACCCAGAAATGCGGATTTTCCGTCGCGAATGATGAGTCGCGAATGGAGACGCGTGGGCAGCAGACGGAACGGAAGCGAATACGCCTTCGGCGAGACGCGGCCGATTATTCGCACCTCAACTCCCTGCGTTACCTTGTCTTGCAGAAGCGTGATGAAGTCTGGATCACTGATCTTCATCTCGTACATCAATATCTGCTTCTTCGCGCCTTTGATGAAATCCATCAGTTCCTTGCGCGCATTCACCGGACTCACGACGAGGTGCCTGGAAGTGGAGACATATTCCTTGCGGTGCGCATCGCATTCGAACAATTTGATTGCCTCAGCCACAATTGTCGGCGTGGTGATGGCAACAGCAAAGGAACGGCTTAACGTGATGTCGAGGTGCGTGTAGTTGAACGCAAGCAGGTAGAGTTCTTTGCGATCAATGATGAACATTTTGCCGTGATAACGGACAAGATCGTCAGCAGTTCGCGTGACCGTGATGCCCTTTTCAAGCAGGCGCATCTCCAATTTGCGGAGGTTCTTCTCTTCGCCTCGGTTTGTGAATGCGATGAGTGCCTGCACGGAGACACCGCGTTCCACGGCCTCCACGAGCGCACGTTCAATCTCGCTGCGGTCAAAGCGAAAGATGAGTATCTGGATGCTCTTCTTCGCTTTGCGCAATGCGTTTAGGATCGGTTCGATCCCATCGTCCGGCTGTACCATCAGCTTCACGTTGCAGTCGCTCTCCTGCCGGCTGTCACCGGATGTAAGTCTCTTACATGATGAGGATGCAAATGTGGCACGGGAAGATGTTTTTCTCACAGTTCGCGCATCTTAACTTCTGTACATCCGGTTACTAAACCCGATGGGAGAACTCT
Coding sequences:
- a CDS encoding TetR/AcrR family transcriptional regulator; this encodes MNTEPRSYSSPLRQQQMEDTRQRIVEAALALISEQPQEAFSHEEIARRAGIALRTVYRHFPSRPELLDAVWQTSDSRLELSHYPNTEADMLAAIGPVYARMDANAPLMRGLLRSNAGQEMRRRDNERRRVAMERALGSATTHLDAAGKRAVLGIFQSIFSGRAWETMRDRAHLQEGEPARATEWAMRTLLAQLYRDQKISAREGQSHAKPAAKRAAKKKA
- a CDS encoding efflux transporter outer membrane subunit; translated protein: MKKLPLLSLGLAALTLTGCRVGPTYQKPVSMAPPAFKETPPASFGEAEGWKVAQPADAQLRGDWWTMFGDSQLDALEAKVDGANQSLKAADANYRAAQAYVGFYRANRAPTVGVAPFVGATRQSTNQPYFNQSSSLAGADAVGNFSLPFSLNYEVDLWGRIRRSIESAGDQAQATAADRENLRLSLHAELAQDYMDLRAADAQQKLLSETVQAFQQALQLTQDRYEGGAAPLSDVSQARTQLQTAQVQETDVEVQRTRLEHAIAVLTGEAPANLTIPRTPLTIAPPVFPVVPGMLPSQLLERRPDIAAAERRTAAANEQIGIAQAAFYPTLSISAVAGFTGTSAVNWFTWPSRFFSVGPTFAQTLYDHGRRRSLTDVARAQYDNTVADYQQTTLTAFAQVEDNLAALRELQKEAVQQHDATASAQQSLDLFNVRYEGGVDTYLQVITWQTALLQNQRNDIDLQRRQLDSTVLLVKALGGGWNTSQLPKP
- a CDS encoding cupin domain-containing protein, whose protein sequence is MIARDCSANFSALKVNRYIMSTAKKQFYVFGELVEVVVSSKETNGTFCVIRQYSNPGGGPPPHIHAKEDEFFTVIDGEFEIFDGATWHPIDKGETAYTLRNNPHTFRNRGSAMGCIQATVIPGGLDEYLERLSRLSMPPVIEEVVQVSDPYGISFLPPQH
- a CDS encoding phospholipase D-like domain-containing protein; this encodes MVQPDDGIEPILNALRKAKKSIQILIFRFDRSEIERALVEAVERGVSVQALIAFTNRGEEKNLRKLEMRLLEKGITVTRTADDLVRYHGKMFIIDRKELYLLAFNYTHLDITLSRSFAVAITTPTIVAEAIKLFECDAHRKEYVSTSRHLVVSPVNARKELMDFIKGAKKQILMYEMKISDPDFITLLQDKVTQGVEVRIIGRVSPKAYSLPFRLLPTRLHSRLIIRDGKSAFLGSQSLRKLELEARREIGVIFENGPAVRKMMHVFEQDWALSQPMQDAVQPALELPVRRVAKIVAKHIHMKPVVEQVLEKVLDRSNSDVPFEPDEVVQTVRDAFREEIHDAVLLALRDMAQQAAQLQTDKESKVP
- a CDS encoding efflux RND transporter periplasmic adaptor subunit produces the protein MSEQPHIVDAETENDAHSDVNNIQTDVVRAHAEAHAEHHIDTPGSMRSIGILFAVVVLAAIGYGIYSRRSHESKLQETTAQESIPHVIVTHASTGSKSGQLTLPGSVSAYIETPIYSRTNGYLKKWYFDIGAHVKQGSLLAVVETPEVDQQLIQSRAELERQEANAQLAGTTSDRWQSLLAKHAVSQQEADQARSNYIAAQAAVDASKANVKRLEELQNYEKIIAPFSGVITARNTDIGDLINAGSGSANPRELFHLADTSRMRVYAAVPELYADRIRNGGVATITQDSSPGQVIKGNIVRNSSAIDRTSRTLNVEIDIDNRDNLLRPGAYVFVHFDLPGAAGTFTIPSNTMLFRAQGAQVAVVKDDHVELKHIKIGHDYGDTVEVLSGVTAQDAIILSPADSLVNGAQVRVTSTVAPKGLE
- the glgX gene encoding glycogen debranching protein GlgX; this translates as MAETTYRVQEGSPSPRGATWDGRGTNFALFSENATRVELCLFDESGQQELQRITLPEYTDGIWHGYIPDVGPGTAYGYRVFGPYSPGEGHRFNPNKLLLDPYATAHLGELKWGPEIFGYIMETGDDTTFDTRDSAAFVPKCLVTDPRFPWHDAPLKPRSCRVAMQDTILYEMHVRGFTKLHPSLPPELRGTYEGLGHQVVADYIESLGVTSIELLPIQTFMNEAHLHDLRLTNYWGYNTIGFFAPDPRYAARPRFALQEFKSMVAQYHERCMEVIMDVVYNHTAEGNERGPTLSFKGIDNANYYRLHAENPRYYVNDTGTGNTVNVNHPRVLQMICDSLRYWVEETHVDGFRFDLSTILARELGGFDKGAGFLKAVMQDPVLSSVKLIAEPWDIGPGGYRVGEFPPGWIEWNDTFRDRSRAFWTGRTGAGDFAKALMGSPEIFDHLGRRPWTSVNFITAHDGFTLNDLVSYNDKHNLANGEDNRDGSNHNLSWNCGEEGPSQNSDVNALRQRQMRNLMATLLLAQGTPMLLAGDEFARTQQGNNNAYCQDNEISWVDWTLAEKNAPMLAFTQRLLALRRATPLLHRGRYLHEGVDSELGIRELVWIGADGNESHREDWNLDFPETFGMLIDGQARRSGLPEKGGAETLLCVVNDHQASVQFTLPHVEHEGQWKLVLSTEQFETIEATHAGGETFPLARLSLTLWRYVEQSN